Proteins from a genomic interval of Spiroplasma diminutum CUAS-1:
- a CDS encoding ABC transporter permease, whose translation MKKSLFLYLKQGIKGVMKFKIQFIVIVFLSFLATFILSISFSTTQRIENNFETAISKMKKFDYVNQKVVGTNLAEDSGTNILAPLDLINSQFLYVKNSQNSTSYSQNRTIDLNINISSFEDENEYNENFITKTFSDTKIQKKFLDLLTNPKFLKPIFSYDYSTITEKVNWNPFYEINHSNSSTSYTYLNNVSIKEEIKDFYIATIETLKENFIEDIFAEVTPTYLNKSLFLELKNKEIISEQDFKNTSLENDQDNNLYSRYLYFSLESIIRQLINSVVEYPVYWINKAIEKSIAISESREREDVIKTFNEYFSTSAGFNFLLLEDSNIKSTSEENKIFAITVFKWIFGFSPTIDEYNIAQELDNNFIVKENNRPWKNSIDLGNTNIDTSRYLNSKSSVFENGMRGSLNQLIVRPSANTYSIDKTFNTNYLKHYDNLSIEQLIGEEKSFGDLNNYANKYNYSNINTKIAYFMRNEMIASLTDFDYMTRAEMEFTDLTTEISYRVIDIEGLWKDKITLYEGNMPKLENEILINPQFAKTNKYKIGQNIKLGENNFVISGFATDPLSYYPMGNTQNPLPNNKKNAIVYANSSNFRKIIEDKLEKTVTKSIYNFFTYNGNNNLEWNNIQKFKAYSFNNIVEVYNSYNFIMGNDSELNTEKFINNFTNYNSSNFKLNWTIAPSIIFGFRAFSYIFLALIFLITITATIIAVKKTVHLNSGEIGILKSMGVRNWEISISYLSYGIVVGLFIVPLAWILGSFIQEFSSNIFLQFTSGRFNLVVFSPLAFLISFFIFGFILCLISFLTALFLVKKPALEIINKTNKVKRIKIIDSLNSTLFKNKSFSTRFSMELAISGFSKTLLSSTTIFFAAFFISFGLTIPGLVQNVVGSYYKNIKYQNSFTARELIGNAPLAKTSLSASKEVDEYDNNLMNSNGIFGDGITKIGKNVTDFASSVDSSAFPQILLSENENKDMTAKWTYDEMASHKNNLNIDENNQNSLIAIIASILGNNIKQLVGKSITIADVQKLLEWVIHSDNKEFENDFNARLNKVNELSNLLTDGLPQLLTKFISGSSISEGNWKEQIIDIIISQTPSYIKQYVIKSENRLNNFMFGWQVNKYIPGEDTLYTSLDIKTKNNQDLSMTGLLSHQNAYSIKEEDKNKVFINDYQAQLIERVINDEKFDEIPNEIKDYYDGDNIVIPVIANDQTNFLIQNDWNNLTDPFLEKTRLILKQDSVNIPNLAWMYDDGDWIKYNKKENFDNGYLKMDGLSPSKFTYAPIFNETGFNLIKNTSENLSLVDNSYGFYNLTSDLNSKDEEVNLEIRPYYSFDNITLFIPEDFKENFEKLKFKGNKNTKDWWYEDASFIPEVTRKAWGKLNPKYADLSQRYFAIKPYSLNYDNSGNYTREKSNLSGQPVENISQDYENYFGRSLRDEDGPITFAKTNIKWNKKIKFKQVGSINVYGTSLMIIDQNFANILNGYGISKYIPFNLKYETSSKPTGSYSEGGIKINTFKYIEPLEYYDKDQNELIYGDTEFEKSIRPSNWYNGMLSNSKEPYFITSQASFSRDIKTGQDILNGSNYGSSVLELNSTHLLGQQKTLIFQLSAIILSSASIAISLMILIIILTVTLINDLYVNQYKKFMIVMKSLGYSNWNITRYTFGTVTILSLIFYILGVITNFIVIGLIFNLVSKKLGSIPFGLTWWSPILAIILVFGSFIISIMITTRKIRKESPSTLMN comes from the coding sequence ATGAAAAAGTCTTTATTTTTATATTTAAAACAAGGTATAAAAGGAGTAATGAAATTTAAAATACAATTTATTGTAATTGTATTTTTAAGTTTTTTAGCGACTTTTATTTTGAGCATATCTTTTTCAACTACACAAAGAATAGAAAATAATTTTGAAACAGCAATATCAAAAATGAAAAAGTTTGATTATGTTAATCAAAAAGTTGTAGGAACTAATTTAGCTGAAGACTCTGGTACAAATATTTTAGCTCCTTTGGATTTAATTAATAGTCAATTTTTATATGTTAAAAATTCTCAAAATAGTACATCATATAGTCAAAATAGAACAATTGATCTTAATATTAATATTTCTTCATTTGAAGATGAAAATGAATATAATGAAAATTTTATAACAAAAACTTTTAGTGATACAAAAATTCAAAAAAAATTTTTAGATTTGTTAACAAATCCAAAATTTTTAAAACCAATATTTAGTTATGATTATTCAACAATTACTGAAAAAGTTAATTGAAATCCATTTTATGAAATCAATCATTCTAATTCTTCAACTTCATATACTTATTTAAATAATGTAAGTATCAAAGAAGAAATTAAAGATTTTTATATAGCTACAATTGAAACTTTAAAAGAAAATTTTATAGAAGATATTTTTGCAGAAGTGACACCAACATATCTCAATAAATCTTTATTTTTAGAGCTTAAAAATAAAGAAATAATTTCAGAACAAGATTTCAAAAATACTTCACTTGAAAACGATCAAGATAATAATTTATATAGTCGTTATTTATATTTTTCTCTTGAGTCAATTATTAGACAACTTATTAACTCAGTTGTTGAATATCCTGTTTATTGAATAAATAAAGCAATTGAAAAATCAATTGCTATTTCAGAATCAAGAGAAAGAGAAGATGTAATTAAAACATTTAATGAATATTTTAGTACTTCGGCTGGTTTTAATTTTTTATTATTAGAGGATTCAAATATTAAAAGTACAAGTGAAGAAAATAAAATTTTTGCAATAACTGTTTTCAAATGAATTTTTGGATTTAGTCCAACTATTGATGAATATAATATAGCGCAAGAATTGGATAATAATTTTATTGTAAAAGAAAATAATAGACCATGAAAAAATAGCATAGATTTAGGAAATACAAATATTGATACTTCAAGATATCTAAATTCAAAAAGTTCTGTTTTTGAAAATGGTATGAGAGGTAGTTTAAATCAACTTATAGTAAGACCAAGTGCAAATACATATAGTATTGATAAAACTTTTAATACAAACTATTTAAAACATTATGATAATTTAAGTATTGAACAATTAATAGGGGAAGAAAAAAGTTTTGGTGATTTAAATAATTATGCAAATAAATATAATTATTCAAATATAAATACAAAAATAGCTTATTTTATGAGAAATGAAATGATAGCTTCTTTAACAGATTTTGACTATATGACTAGAGCTGAAATGGAATTTACAGATTTAACAACAGAAATTAGTTATAGAGTTATTGATATTGAAGGATTATGAAAAGATAAAATAACTTTATATGAAGGTAATATGCCAAAATTAGAAAATGAAATTTTAATAAATCCTCAATTTGCAAAAACAAATAAATATAAAATAGGTCAAAATATAAAACTTGGTGAAAATAATTTTGTAATATCAGGTTTTGCAACAGATCCATTATCTTATTACCCAATGGGAAATACTCAAAACCCATTACCAAATAATAAAAAAAATGCCATTGTTTATGCAAATAGTTCTAATTTTAGAAAAATAATTGAAGATAAATTAGAAAAAACTGTTACAAAGTCTATATATAATTTTTTTACCTATAATGGAAATAATAATTTAGAATGAAATAATATTCAAAAATTTAAAGCTTATTCATTTAATAATATAGTAGAAGTATATAATTCTTATAATTTTATAATGGGTAATGATAGCGAACTAAATACTGAAAAATTTATTAATAATTTTACAAATTATAATTCTTCAAATTTTAAATTAAATTGAACAATTGCTCCTTCGATTATCTTTGGTTTTAGAGCATTTTCATATATATTTTTGGCATTGATATTTTTAATTACTATTACTGCAACAATAATAGCTGTTAAGAAAACTGTTCATTTAAATTCTGGGGAGATAGGAATTTTAAAATCAATGGGAGTAAGAAATTGAGAAATATCAATTTCTTACTTATCTTATGGAATAGTTGTTGGATTATTTATAGTTCCATTAGCATGAATTTTAGGATCTTTTATTCAGGAATTTAGTTCAAATATTTTTTTACAGTTTACCAGCGGAAGATTCAATTTAGTAGTTTTCAGTCCACTTGCATTCTTAATTTCATTTTTTATTTTTGGTTTTATTTTGTGTCTAATTTCATTTCTAACTGCATTGTTTTTAGTTAAAAAACCTGCACTTGAAATAATTAATAAAACTAATAAAGTAAAACGTATTAAGATAATTGATAGTTTAAATAGTACATTATTTAAAAATAAAAGTTTCTCAACACGTTTTAGCATGGAACTTGCAATTTCAGGATTTAGTAAGACTTTACTATCTTCTACAACAATATTTTTTGCAGCATTCTTTATTTCTTTTGGATTGACCATACCAGGTTTAGTTCAAAATGTAGTTGGAAGTTATTATAAAAATATAAAATACCAAAATTCCTTTACAGCAAGAGAATTAATTGGTAATGCGCCATTGGCAAAAACATCATTAAGTGCTTCTAAAGAAGTAGATGAATATGACAATAATTTAATGAACAGTAACGGAATTTTTGGAGATGGAATAACAAAAATTGGGAAAAACGTAACAGATTTTGCTTCTTCTGTTGATTCTTCTGCGTTTCCCCAAATTTTACTTTCAGAAAATGAAAATAAAGATATGACTGCAAAATGAACATATGATGAAATGGCTTCGCATAAAAATAATTTAAATATCGATGAAAATAATCAAAATTCTTTAATTGCAATTATTGCAAGCATTTTAGGAAATAATATTAAGCAACTTGTAGGTAAAAGTATAACAATTGCTGACGTTCAAAAATTATTAGAATGAGTAATTCATTCAGATAATAAAGAATTTGAAAATGATTTTAATGCTAGATTAAATAAAGTAAATGAATTATCAAATTTATTAACAGATGGTTTACCACAACTTTTAACAAAATTTATTAGTGGAAGTTCTATAAGTGAAGGGAACTGAAAAGAACAAATTATTGATATTATAATTTCTCAAACGCCTTCATATATAAAACAATATGTTATTAAATCAGAAAATAGATTGAATAACTTTATGTTTGGGTGGCAAGTTAATAAATATATTCCTGGAGAAGATACTTTGTACACAAGTTTGGATATAAAAACAAAGAATAATCAAGATCTATCAATGACAGGTTTATTAAGTCATCAAAATGCTTACTCTATAAAAGAAGAAGATAAAAATAAAGTTTTTATTAATGATTATCAAGCTCAGTTAATTGAAAGAGTAATTAATGATGAAAAGTTTGACGAAATTCCTAATGAGATTAAAGATTATTATGATGGAGATAACATTGTTATACCAGTTATTGCAAACGACCAAACTAATTTTTTAATTCAAAATGATTGAAATAATTTAACAGATCCATTTTTAGAAAAAACTCGTTTAATTTTAAAACAAGATTCAGTTAACATTCCAAATTTAGCATGAATGTATGATGATGGGGATTGAATTAAATATAATAAAAAAGAAAATTTTGATAATGGATATTTAAAAATGGATGGACTATCTCCGTCAAAATTTACTTATGCTCCAATTTTTAATGAAACAGGATTTAACTTGATAAAAAATACATCAGAAAATTTAAGCCTAGTAGATAATTCATATGGTTTTTATAATCTTACATCTGATCTAAATTCAAAAGATGAAGAAGTTAATTTAGAGATAAGACCTTATTATTCATTTGATAATATTACTTTATTTATTCCTGAGGATTTTAAAGAGAATTTCGAAAAACTTAAATTTAAGGGAAATAAAAACACAAAAGATTGATGATATGAAGACGCTTCATTTATTCCAGAGGTTACAAGAAAAGCTTGAGGAAAATTAAATCCTAAATATGCAGATTTAAGTCAAAGGTATTTTGCAATAAAACCTTATTCATTGAATTATGATAATTCAGGTAATTATACTAGAGAAAAAAGCAATTTATCAGGTCAACCTGTTGAAAATATTTCACAAGATTATGAAAACTACTTTGGAAGAAGTCTTAGAGATGAAGATGGTCCAATAACATTTGCAAAAACAAATATTAAATGAAATAAGAAAATTAAGTTTAAACAAGTTGGTTCAATTAATGTTTATGGAACTTCATTAATGATTATTGATCAAAATTTTGCAAATATATTGAATGGATATGGTATTTCAAAATATATTCCTTTTAATTTAAAGTATGAAACTAGTTCAAAACCAACAGGAAGCTATTCTGAAGGTGGGATTAAGATAAATACATTTAAATATATTGAGCCTTTAGAATATTATGATAAAGATCAAAATGAATTGATTTATGGAGATACAGAATTTGAAAAAAGTATTAGACCAAGTAACTGATACAATGGAATGCTTTCTAATTCAAAAGAACCTTACTTTATTACATCACAAGCATCATTCTCAAGAGATATTAAAACTGGACAAGATATTCTTAATGGTTCTAATTATGGTTCTTCTGTTTTAGAATTAAATTCAACACATTTATTAGGCCAACAGAAAACTTTAATTTTTCAACTATCAGCTATAATTTTAAGTTCTGCAAGTATAGCTATATCTTTAATGATTTTAATAATTATTTTAACTGTTACTTTAATTAATGATTTATATGTAAATCAGTATAAAAAATTTATGATAGTTATGAAATCTTTAGGATATTCAAATTGAAATATCACAAGGTATACATTTGGAACAGTAACAATATTATCTTTAATATTCTATATTTTAGGAGTTATAACTAATTTTATAGTTATTGGTTTAATTTTTAATTTAGTAAGTAAAAAACTTGGTTCAATTCCATTTGGTTTAACTTGATGATCACCAATTCTTGCTATTATTTTAGTATTTGGTTCATTTATAATTTCAATTATGATAACAACAAGAAAAATTAGAAAAGAATCTCCTTCAACATTAATGAATTAA
- a CDS encoding DJ-1 family glyoxalase III, whose translation MAKIAIFVANGFEDTEVVATVDVLRRAEKLFPGSFPVVDIVSINDSKQVKGAWNIQITADKLIGEINFSNYDCLVLPGGKEGVDHLKSNEILMNAVEKHGKENKIIAAICAAPQILGKLGLVDGIEITHYPGCDQNLEKAIKKPHMSAIADKNIITGSSIGGALQFALQIVDHFTSTEQMLELHQTLVFNY comes from the coding sequence ATGGCCAAAATAGCTATTTTTGTTGCTAACGGTTTTGAAGATACAGAAGTTGTTGCAACAGTTGATGTTCTAAGAAGAGCAGAAAAACTATTTCCTGGTAGTTTTCCAGTAGTAGACATAGTTTCAATAAATGATTCTAAACAAGTAAAAGGTGCTTGAAATATTCAAATAACAGCTGATAAATTAATTGGTGAAATTAATTTTTCAAATTATGATTGCTTAGTTTTACCTGGAGGTAAAGAAGGTGTAGATCACTTAAAATCAAATGAAATTTTAATGAATGCTGTTGAAAAACATGGAAAAGAAAATAAAATTATTGCAGCAATTTGTGCAGCTCCACAAATTCTTGGTAAATTAGGACTTGTTGATGGAATTGAAATTACTCATTACCCAGGTTGTGATCAAAATTTAGAAAAGGCAATAAAGAAACCTCATATGTCAGCAATAGCAGATAAAAATATTATTACAGGTAGTTCAATTGGAGGAGCATTACAATTTGCTTTACAAATTGTAGATCATTTTACTTCAACAGAACAAATGTTAGAATTACACCAAACATTGGTATTTAATTATTAA
- the nusA gene encoding transcription termination factor NusA, producing the protein MIDGAQLLDAIYEIVQDKKIDKEIILEGIREGFQKAYEKFFDPEAIVRVDIDQNTGQIKVFKELTVVQKIEDEWLEIGLNTAKEQYGEEVSIGDNVYEPVEFTLDFSKLAVMQVGQIIKQKIREGEKNKIYQEFLSKNHEIVGGFVKDITETSYLVDVDGSIIPIWNKKMIPGENFDIDDRICFYIEEVSRDNKHSQIQASRIHPEFLTRLMETEVPEISEGIVEVKSVSREPGHRAKIAVFSHEEGVDPIGSCVGAAGSRIKNITKELNGEKIDVVLWNEDPKTFVMNSLAPVKVISIDINEENNECFIVVPNEQLSLAIGKRGMAARLVANLVNMKINIFSLENAKEKEIEIKWNGNIDENELNNPDFLNKVNKRREKTANNFNKENNFVKQEEKIEEIVFVEEDKSIDEIQASIAAFESLSEDESQFEFEESIDSDDDYDSYYQD; encoded by the coding sequence ATGATCGATGGTGCACAATTATTAGACGCGATTTATGAAATCGTACAAGATAAAAAAATTGATAAAGAAATTATTTTAGAAGGAATAAGAGAAGGTTTTCAAAAAGCATATGAAAAATTCTTTGATCCAGAAGCTATTGTTAGAGTTGATATTGACCAAAATACAGGTCAAATTAAAGTATTTAAAGAATTGACAGTTGTTCAAAAAATTGAAGATGAATGATTAGAAATAGGATTAAATACTGCAAAAGAACAATATGGAGAGGAAGTTTCAATTGGTGATAATGTTTATGAACCAGTTGAATTTACTTTGGACTTTTCAAAGTTAGCTGTAATGCAAGTTGGACAAATAATTAAACAAAAAATTCGTGAAGGTGAAAAAAACAAAATATACCAAGAATTCCTATCAAAAAATCATGAAATTGTTGGTGGATTTGTAAAAGATATTACAGAAACTAGTTATTTAGTTGATGTTGATGGATCAATTATTCCAATTTGAAATAAAAAAATGATACCAGGTGAAAACTTTGATATAGATGATAGAATTTGTTTCTATATTGAAGAAGTTTCTAGAGATAACAAACATTCACAAATTCAAGCATCAAGAATTCATCCAGAATTTTTAACAAGATTAATGGAAACAGAAGTTCCTGAGATATCAGAGGGTATTGTTGAAGTTAAATCAGTTTCAAGAGAACCTGGGCATAGAGCTAAAATAGCTGTTTTCTCACATGAAGAGGGTGTAGATCCAATTGGAAGTTGTGTTGGAGCAGCAGGAAGCAGAATTAAAAATATAACTAAGGAACTAAATGGTGAAAAAATTGATGTGGTTCTATGAAATGAAGATCCAAAAACATTTGTAATGAATTCACTTGCACCAGTAAAAGTTATTAGTATTGATATTAATGAAGAAAATAATGAATGTTTCATAGTGGTTCCAAATGAACAATTATCACTTGCAATTGGAAAAAGAGGAATGGCTGCAAGATTAGTTGCTAACCTTGTTAATATGAAAATAAACATTTTTTCATTAGAAAATGCAAAAGAAAAAGAAATTGAAATTAAATGAAATGGAAACATTGATGAAAATGAATTAAATAATCCAGACTTTTTAAATAAAGTTAATAAAAGAAGAGAGAAAACTGCAAATAACTTTAATAAGGAAAACAACTTTGTAAAACAAGAAGAAAAAATTGAAGAAATTGTATTTGTTGAAGAAGATAAATCAATTGATGAAATTCAAGCTTCAATTGCAGCATTTGAGAGCTTAAGCGAAGATGAAAGTCAATTTGAATTTGAAGAAAGTATTGACAGTGATGATGATTATGATTCATACTATCAAGATTAA
- the rnpM gene encoding RNase P modulator RnpM: MSKDINLRKDAASNKMYPKIELIRIVRNKNGEVFIDNTKKANGRGAYIRPTIEAVEKVKKTRVLERNLKTNLDKEFYEKLLEEVKLNWD, encoded by the coding sequence ATGTCAAAAGATATAAATCTTAGAAAAGATGCTGCATCTAATAAGATGTATCCAAAAATTGAACTAATAAGAATTGTTAGAAATAAAAATGGAGAAGTTTTTATTGATAATACTAAAAAGGCAAATGGTAGAGGAGCTTATATTAGACCAACTATTGAAGCTGTGGAAAAAGTAAAAAAAACTAGGGTTTTAGAAAGAAATTTAAAAACTAATTTGGATAAGGAATTTTACGAAAAACTTTTAGAAGAGGTAAAATTAAATTGGGACTAA
- a CDS encoding L7Ae/L30e/S12e/Gadd45 family ribosomal protein yields the protein MGLNLEKLLGSLGMISSAGKLVYGEKLLEQIRNNKIKIVLTTSDMGKAQLKKINDKSTFYNVRIINNLFDSETLNKAIGRKNVKSIGVSDENFVKLLLKNIE from the coding sequence TTGGGACTAAACTTAGAAAAACTTTTAGGCTCATTGGGAATGATATCATCTGCTGGAAAATTAGTTTATGGTGAAAAACTTTTAGAACAAATTAGAAATAATAAAATAAAAATTGTATTAACAACTTCTGATATGGGTAAGGCGCAGTTAAAAAAAATAAATGATAAGTCAACATTTTATAATGTACGAATTATCAATAATCTATTTGACTCTGAAACTCTAAATAAAGCAATTGGAAGAAAAAACGTTAAAAGTATTGGAGTAAGCGATGAAAATTTTGTTAAGTTACTTTTAAAAAATATTGAATAA
- the infB gene encoding translation initiation factor IF-2 has protein sequence MAKNTKSENNKAQAKNKSKAHSANLKNQLKQTTETGLIDGVFVYTEPLSIADFARKLNKGPAEIVKWFFTNGSMVTQNQILSEEQMGELCIEFGYDFKKETTVTKENIFETFNEKDDPKDLRAKPPIVTIMGHVDHGKTTLLDSIRNANVTEGEFGGITQHIGAYQTTIKDNKITFIDTPGHEAFTEMRARGSEVTDIVILVVAADDGVMPQTEEAIDHAKAAEVPIIVFVNKIDKPGSDPSKVKMELMNYGIVAEEYGGDVPFIEGSAKNKLGLDTLLETILLISELKDLKANPKKFARGTVIEAKLDKNRGPVATILVEQGTLRMRDIVIAGGTFGTIKDLENENKAKLKEVLPGQPAVIIGLNDVPKAGDKFIVVTEEKMARDIAKAQFEKQQNEARQKNSAFTLDSIKTKIESGELKSINIILKADTQGTVEAVRNSMLKINIEGVKINVIRATVGAISASDITLGLASDALIYGFNVRPTSQVRQKAEEDGVEIRLHNIIYKLIEEIAEAATGMLDPVFEEKSLGEAQVRQLFKHSQVGTIAGCRIMSGVVPRGSRVHILRDGIVVYTGELSSLKNKKDDIKEAKEGQECGITIKNFNDLKENDIIEAYKVEEVK, from the coding sequence ATGGCAAAAAATACAAAATCAGAGAATAATAAAGCACAAGCCAAAAACAAATCCAAAGCACATAGTGCTAATTTAAAAAACCAATTAAAACAAACTACTGAAACTGGTTTAATTGATGGGGTTTTTGTTTACACTGAACCATTGTCTATTGCAGATTTTGCAAGAAAATTAAATAAAGGTCCTGCAGAAATTGTAAAATGATTTTTTACAAATGGATCAATGGTAACTCAAAATCAAATTCTTTCAGAAGAACAAATGGGAGAATTATGTATTGAGTTTGGTTATGATTTTAAAAAGGAAACTACTGTTACAAAAGAAAACATTTTTGAAACATTTAATGAGAAAGATGATCCAAAAGATTTAAGAGCAAAACCACCGATTGTTACTATTATGGGACATGTTGATCATGGTAAAACAACTTTACTAGATTCAATTAGAAATGCAAATGTTACTGAAGGAGAATTTGGTGGTATCACTCAACATATTGGTGCTTATCAAACAACAATAAAAGATAATAAAATTACATTTATTGATACTCCAGGTCACGAAGCATTTACAGAAATGAGAGCAAGAGGAAGTGAAGTTACAGATATAGTAATTTTAGTTGTTGCAGCAGATGATGGAGTTATGCCCCAAACTGAAGAGGCAATTGACCATGCAAAAGCAGCAGAAGTACCAATTATTGTATTTGTTAATAAAATTGATAAACCAGGTTCAGATCCAAGTAAAGTTAAAATGGAATTAATGAACTATGGAATTGTTGCAGAAGAATATGGTGGAGATGTACCATTTATTGAAGGTTCTGCAAAAAACAAATTAGGTCTAGATACATTGTTAGAAACAATTTTATTAATTTCAGAATTAAAGGACTTAAAAGCAAATCCTAAAAAGTTTGCAAGAGGAACAGTAATTGAGGCAAAACTTGATAAAAATAGAGGTCCTGTTGCAACAATTTTAGTGGAACAAGGTACTTTAAGAATGAGAGATATAGTTATTGCTGGAGGAACTTTTGGAACAATTAAAGACTTGGAAAATGAAAATAAAGCCAAGTTAAAAGAAGTTTTACCAGGTCAACCAGCTGTAATAATTGGATTAAATGATGTTCCAAAAGCAGGAGATAAATTTATTGTTGTTACTGAAGAAAAAATGGCAAGAGATATTGCTAAAGCTCAGTTTGAAAAACAGCAAAATGAAGCAAGACAAAAAAATTCTGCATTTACTTTGGATTCAATTAAAACTAAAATTGAATCAGGTGAGCTAAAATCTATTAATATAATTTTAAAAGCAGATACACAAGGAACAGTAGAAGCTGTAAGAAATTCAATGTTAAAAATTAATATTGAAGGTGTAAAAATTAATGTAATTAGAGCAACTGTTGGAGCTATTTCAGCAAGTGATATTACACTTGGATTAGCATCTGATGCTTTAATTTATGGATTTAATGTAAGACCAACTTCACAAGTAAGGCAAAAAGCTGAAGAAGATGGTGTAGAGATTAGATTGCACAATATTATTTATAAATTAATAGAAGAAATTGCAGAAGCTGCAACAGGTATGTTAGATCCTGTATTTGAAGAAAAATCACTTGGCGAAGCACAAGTAAGACAATTATTTAAACATTCACAAGTTGGAACAATTGCAGGATGTAGAATAATGAGTGGAGTTGTACCACGTGGATCAAGAGTTCATATTCTAAGAGATGGAATTGTTGTATATACTGGTGAATTATCATCTTTAAAAAATAAAAAAGATGATATTAAAGAAGCAAAAGAAGGCCAAGAATGTGGAATAACTATTAAAAACTTTAATGATTTGAAAGAAAATGATATTATAGAAGCATATAAAGTAGAAGAGGTGAAATAG
- the rbfA gene encoding 30S ribosome-binding factor RbfA: MANDIKIERTQSTILRELNLILQREFPDCEYLNSITIHEVRLSNDMGHAKVFYSFMDITSDKNDVQAEIDENLKEIRMILASKVEMRSVPELTFEFDKTLENANKIEEILKEIK, translated from the coding sequence ATGGCAAATGATATTAAAATTGAAAGAACTCAATCAACTATTTTGAGAGAATTAAATTTAATTTTACAAAGAGAATTTCCAGATTGTGAGTATTTAAACTCAATTACAATTCATGAAGTAAGATTATCAAATGATATGGGTCATGCAAAAGTATTTTATTCATTTATGGACATTACATCAGATAAAAATGATGTACAAGCAGAAATTGATGAAAACTTAAAAGAAATTAGAATGATTCTTGCAAGTAAAGTTGAAATGAGAAGTGTACCAGAACTAACATTTGAATTCGATAAAACTTTAGAAAATGCTAATAAAATTGAAGAAATATTAAAAGAAATTAAATAA
- a CDS encoding RsmE family RNA methyltransferase: MHSFFLDKMVFNHFEIINEDFHHIKNVIKLKENEKIICVFNDEKFLCSIKEINTNSCKAEIISKFIDEKKDYKVNLILGIIREQKWDFVLQKATELGADCIIPVEFKRNVVKIDIKKEINKISRWYSICENAAKQSKRNNIPRIKPIIRKLEDLKEYNSDLNLICWEDDNSNFIKNEIKNSFETINIVIGPEGGISEQEVNLLNKMGYKSVNLGNNIMRAETVPLYVLSCLNYEKNKG; the protein is encoded by the coding sequence ATGCATAGTTTCTTTTTAGATAAAATGGTTTTTAATCATTTTGAAATTATTAATGAAGATTTTCATCATATAAAAAATGTTATTAAATTAAAAGAAAATGAAAAAATAATTTGTGTGTTTAATGATGAAAAATTTTTATGTTCTATTAAAGAAATTAATACTAATTCATGTAAAGCTGAAATAATCTCAAAGTTTATTGATGAAAAAAAAGATTATAAAGTGAATTTAATATTGGGAATAATTAGAGAACAAAAATGAGATTTTGTTCTACAAAAGGCAACAGAGCTTGGTGCTGATTGTATAATTCCTGTGGAATTTAAAAGAAATGTTGTAAAAATTGACATTAAGAAAGAAATCAATAAAATTTCAAGATGATATTCTATTTGTGAAAATGCAGCAAAACAATCAAAAAGAAATAATATTCCACGAATTAAACCTATAATTAGAAAGTTAGAAGATTTAAAAGAATATAATTCTGATTTAAATTTGATTTGTTGAGAAGATGATAATTCTAATTTCATTAAGAATGAAATAAAAAATTCTTTTGAAACAATCAATATTGTAATAGGTCCAGAAGGTGGAATAAGTGAACAAGAAGTTAATTTATTAAATAAAATGGGTTATAAAAGTGTAAATTTAGGTAATAACATAATGAGAGCAGAAACAGTTCCATTATATGTTTTAAGTTGTTTAAATTATGAAAAAAATAAGGGGTAA